The genomic segment aaaatatcatcgtcgccgtgtgcggccgtcctgtcctgtacgacaacacgatggtgtcgtaccggaacaggaacaaaacagagagggcgtgggtcgacgtggcagaggatattggcgttcctggtaagatcagtgaataatgtgtgtgtgtattttgcttggcttcagctatcggttgtgttctactatgaaaaaagttagcgccggttagcggtagcaccagttagcagtaatattaagtgatactactacaacagactgtcccgcttgtcaggttacacaacttaatatgtatatatgttcttgtcagtggacgtatgtcgcaggaggtggaagtcactcagggacaggtatagcgcgtattgcgcgtatgcgaccatttttgacacaaaaatggtcaagcaacattatacgcgcgtatctcgcgtaaaaagtacgcgagatacgcgtctggtgtggccgcaccttaacgcTGTGAGTGACTGAATCACATTGCAAATCTGCTGTTCATTTCCAATAGAGACACCTGACACCTGTCTGAACACCTGACAGATGGCCAGGGAGCAAATGAGGCCTCTTATTCACTTACTGTCAGTGAGCTGATAACAGAAAGACTCGAGGGGAAACACTGGTTTGGGGAGCAGTCTACACTTACACAACTGAGGGTGTGCTGGGGACTGGCGTCGCGGGGCCTGATACGTCTCAGAAAAGGCCTCCGTTTGGGAGGCACAGTACAGGGAGACATGACAGCAACATCGCAGAAATGGGCAGTGTAATTCCCACTGGTTTAATTTAAAGAGGGATTTCAATGAATTTGTTTAAACTTGGTGTATTTTTAAACATTGTAGTCACATTGATTGAATACTGAATTATATTTTCACTAACTGCACTATTTATAGCTATAATATATGACAAAGATTGGCAAGTTAATACCAGCATCAAAATTATCAACAGGATCGCTCCAACATTTTGGCAGGGATCACCTGCTTCATTTACAATTGTCATTCAAACGCTGCATTAAATAGGTTTTAAAACCACCTCCCAGTGCCCTGGTATCAAAGGAGCGGAGCCCAGTTAAAACCACCTGGGCGGTGTGTAGTATTGACCTTGCTTCAGAAATAAATAACAtttcttcaaataaagaaaaggtTTGAGTTGGTTGCATAGATAGCCAGAATAGATATTACAATTTTCCGAACCAAAATGTATCACATTCCAAATGTGAACAAATACTTTGACATTATTTGGAAAGGAATAAAAAACTGGTTCAAATGGgttttgattttattatttCGATTGTGAAAGATGGTTAATCTCGTGCGCGTTTGAGAAAGAATTAaaattcattgttttttttctcagttCACTTTCTTCATCTTTTACGCATATATACAAATGAAGAACGGAAGTCATTGAAGCAGAAAGATAGACAATACATTTAAGCTTTTTCACGATGACAAGTAGTGCTTGTGACTTTCATAAGCACTACTGAGGTTACAAACATTAGCCCTTGGATGGTAAGACTGGATTTCTCCTAAGTACCCGTAAAACAGCGCCTCTGATCTCTTTGTTCTGCAGACAGTAGACGGAGGGGTTAATGAGAGATGGCACTAGCGTAGAGATGATCAGCAAAGCGTTTCTCTCTGTTAAGTTCAGCCTAACTCCCACTCTGGTTAACAGTACTGATACCAGCTTCGGAGCATAGTAACAAACAACAGGGATGAAATGGCTGATGACAGTGCGGAACGTGCGCCCTCCTTTCTCCGTGCTTGGGAGCCTCAGCACAGTAAAGACAAGTTTCCCATAGGAAAGTAAGATCAATGGCAACTGCCCAGCGATTAGCCACAGAGCAATTATACTGGGCACGAACCAATACGGTGCTGGATCCACACAGGCTGCCCTGATGAACGCTGCATAGTCACAGAAAACGTATTTGATCACAGGCTGACAGTGAGGCAGCTGATCTGCAATGTAAGCCAATTTGCCAATGCAAGCAATACCCAAAAGCCAAGACACCACAACCAATAGGAACACTCGCTGGTTGGTCAGGATGGTGGCATAGCGTAAGGGCTTACTGATGGCCACAGTGCGGTCCAGCGCCATCAGAGAGAGGGCCAGACACTGTGTGATATCTCCTAGGTGGTAGATGAAAACGCGGGACAGGCAAGAGTTGTAGGAGATGGTTTTGTCCCCGGCCAGCAGAACAGAGATCATGGTGGTACTGGCGCTGGTGGAGAACATGATGTCCACCAGAGCCAGGTTACAGATCAGCAGGTACATGGGGCGGTGCAGACGCCTGTCTGTGGAGATGACGCAGATGTTGGTGGTGGAGccgaggagggccaggcagtaGGCCAGCAGGATCACAGTGCCCATCAGCTTGTGGTAGGGTAGGTGGTCAAAGCCTGTGATGGTGAACTCCACCACGTTCTGCCCTGAGAAGTTCACTAACGACATCCTCACGCAAGGGAACCTCGCTCGACGTGTTAAAGCCTGATTACAGTCATGAAATGATGATGCTAGACTGGAAGTTTGGTTCTAAGAAGTGTGCATTATAAAGGTGAGGTTCAGAAGCCGCAGCCTATGGGATGCATGGCAGGTGAGTCACGTGTTGTGGTcaagtttttttctttcctctgtGCAGAGGAAAGTCATATAGTCTAGTTTATTAAACCTCTGGTCGTCTCGCATGCTAATGCAGATGTCTCAActgcaataaataatatattttcattGCTGAAGTGTTAAGATTAGATTGAACCGTACAAAATTCTGTCAATATTACTCCTGTCAATATTAAATCACGGTTGTCAAAATAGTTTTGGAACATCAGTGAAGGTCGAGTTCAGCAGGTCCCGCCAGACCTAATTAAATGGTACCCTGTGGTCTTTAGGGACGTGaaccacacaaaacaaacacatgttaCGTTATGTTCATGTGGAGATTCTGGCTGAGGGGCCAGGTTGGGGTTCATCTGGCCTGGACACAAGGGTCAGCAACACTACTCTTGGGATGAGTGCCATGGTATCTGTAGTGACCACAGGGAGTCAGGATCTCTCTTGTTTTCATCGGGAAGGCAGGAATAAAGCCTAGAGGGAACTAGGATATACCTTACAGATTTAGGATCACAgtgtcctagctgctgcttgttTCCTTCAGGCCCTTTCCATGCCATTTCCTGCATGAGGTCAAACGTGAATGGGAACAGGGATAGATATTCCTGGAAATCTGCACGGACTGTTTGTTAACTCGCCCCATATATACCTTATCTCCAGCTTTTGGCTTTGCCAAGCCATGTGTGAACGTGAGCTGCTGAAAGCATGTGTGAATAGTATAAATCACTAGCGGTGCCTGAAATGTTATCCCAGTAATATACTGAGAACTATGCGTGAGAGGAGCTTAGAGACACATGTGTGTCCCTAAAGGAATCTGAACACCTGCAATATGCCCAGTGAGCTAATGAGGCCTCTTATTAATTTACTGACAATAAGCTGATAACAGAGGGACTCGAGGGGAAACAGTGGTTTGGATAAGAGTTACAGTAACAAAGCTGATGGGGAACTGACGTCTCgatcggcttagctcaggagttagagcagttgtcttgtaactgaaaggttgctagttcaatcctagctgagtgttgatgtgtccctgaggaagacccttaaccctaactgctcctgacgagctggcggtcgccttgcatggttgactttgccgttggtgtgtcaatgtgtgtattaaacgatgtaagtcgctttgaataaaagcgtctgctaaatgccctaattgtaaattgACTCGAGGGGAAACGGTGGTTTGGATAAGAGTAACAGTAACACAGCTGATGGTGAACTGAGGACTTGATGCTCTGTGGCTTCAATTTATCTCAAATAAGGCCTCAGTCTTGAAGGCAGAGTCAGGATCGGACTGGGACTAAACATCGGCCCGGGACTTTGAAAcagacccaccaccacacaTACCATTTCTAAATATATAGATTTACGTAAACATTAAAGCTTGGAGTCGGTGCTTCTATCCGGACATTGTAATGCTGCACCCCTACA from the Gadus macrocephalus chromosome 7, ASM3116895v1 genome contains:
- the LOC132461156 gene encoding olfactory receptor 10G4-like, coding for MSLVNFSGQNVVEFTITGFDHLPYHKLMGTVILLAYCLALLGSTTNICVISTDRRLHRPMYLLICNLALVDIMFSTSASTTMISVLLAGDKTISYNSCLSRVFIYHLGDITQCLALSLMALDRTVAISKPLRYATILTNQRVFLLVVVSWLLGIACIGKLAYIADQLPHCQPVIKYVFCDYAAFIRAACVDPAPYWFVPSIIALWLIAGQLPLILLSYGKLVFTVLRLPSTEKGGRTFRTVISHFIPVVCYYAPKLVSVLLTRVGVRLNLTERNALLIISTLVPSLINPSVYCLQNKEIRGAVLRVLRRNPVLPSKG